One Symphalangus syndactylus isolate Jambi chromosome 9, NHGRI_mSymSyn1-v2.1_pri, whole genome shotgun sequence DNA segment encodes these proteins:
- the LOC129490385 gene encoding L-lactate dehydrogenase A chain-like isoform X3, protein MATLKDQLIHNLLKEEQSPQNKITVVGVGAVGMTCAISILMKDLADELDLVDVIEDKLKGEMMDIQHGSLFLRTPKIVSGKVDILTYVAWKISGFPKKRVIGSGCNLDSARFRYLMGERLGVHPLSCHRWILGEHGDSSVPVWSGMNVAGVSLKTPHPDLETDKDKEQWKEVHKQVVERAYEEIKLKGYTSWAIGLSVADLAESIMKDLRQVYPVFTMIKGLYGIKDDVFLRVPCILGQNGISDLVKVTLTPEEEACLKKSADTLWGIQKELQF, encoded by the exons ATGGCAACTCTCAAGGATCAGCTGATTCATAATCTTCTAAAGGAAGAACAGAGCCCCCAGAATAAGATTACAGTTGTTGGGGTTGGTGCTGTTGGCATGACCTGTGCCATCAGTATCTTAATGAAGGACTTGGCAGATGAACTTGATCTTGTTGATGTCATCGAAGACAAATTGAAGGGAGAGATGATGGATATCCAACATGGCAGCCTTTTCCTTAGAACACCAAAGATTGTCTCTGGCAA AGTGGATATCTTGACCTACGTGGCTTGGAAGATAAGTGGTTTTCCCAAAAAACGTGTTATTGGAAGTGGTTGCAATCTGGATTCAGCCCGATTCCGTTACCTGATGGGGGAAAGGCTGGGAGTTCACCCATTAAGCTGTCATAGGTGGATCCTTGGGGAACATGGAGATTCCAGTGTGCCTgtatggagtggaatgaatgTTGCTGGTGTCTCCCTGAAGACTCCGCACCCAGATTTAGAGACTGATAAAGATAAGGAACAGTGGAAAGAGGTTCACAAACAGGTGGTTGAGAGGGCTTATGAGGAGATCAAACTCAAAGGCTACACATCCTGGGCCATTGGACTCTCTGTAGCAGATTTGGCAGAGAGTATAATGAAGGATCTTAGGCAGGTGTACCCAGTTTTCACCATGATTAAGGGTCTCTATGGAATAAAGGATGATGTCTTCCTTAGAGTTCCTTGCATTTTGGGACAGAATGGAATCTCAGACCTTGTGAAGGTGACTCTGACTCCTGAGGAAGAGGCCTGTTTGAAGAAGAGTGCAGATACACTTTGGGGGATCCAAAAAGAGCTGCAATTTTAA
- the LOC129490385 gene encoding L-lactate dehydrogenase A chain-like isoform X2 translates to MATLKDQLIHNLLKEEQSPQNKITVVGVGAVGMTCAISILMKDLADELDLVDVIEDKLKGEMMDIQHGSLFLRTPKILLIVSNPVDILTYVAWKISGFPKKRVIGSGCNLDSARFRYLMGERLGVHPLSCHRWILGEHGDSSVPVWSGMNVAGVSLKTPHPDLETDKDKEQWKEVHKQVVERAYEEIKLKGYTSWAIGLSVADLAESIMKDLRQVYPVFTMIKGLYGIKDDVFLRVPCILGQNGISDLVKVTLTPEEEACLKKSADTLWGIQKELQF, encoded by the exons ATGGCAACTCTCAAGGATCAGCTGATTCATAATCTTCTAAAGGAAGAACAGAGCCCCCAGAATAAGATTACAGTTGTTGGGGTTGGTGCTGTTGGCATGACCTGTGCCATCAGTATCTTAATGAAGGACTTGGCAGATGAACTTGATCTTGTTGATGTCATCGAAGACAAATTGAAGGGAGAGATGATGGATATCCAACATGGCAGCCTTTTCCTTAGAACACCAAAGATT TTGCTTATTGTTTCAAATCCAGTGGATATCTTGACCTACGTGGCTTGGAAGATAAGTGGTTTTCCCAAAAAACGTGTTATTGGAAGTGGTTGCAATCTGGATTCAGCCCGATTCCGTTACCTGATGGGGGAAAGGCTGGGAGTTCACCCATTAAGCTGTCATAGGTGGATCCTTGGGGAACATGGAGATTCCAGTGTGCCTgtatggagtggaatgaatgTTGCTGGTGTCTCCCTGAAGACTCCGCACCCAGATTTAGAGACTGATAAAGATAAGGAACAGTGGAAAGAGGTTCACAAACAGGTGGTTGAGAGGGCTTATGAGGAGATCAAACTCAAAGGCTACACATCCTGGGCCATTGGACTCTCTGTAGCAGATTTGGCAGAGAGTATAATGAAGGATCTTAGGCAGGTGTACCCAGTTTTCACCATGATTAAGGGTCTCTATGGAATAAAGGATGATGTCTTCCTTAGAGTTCCTTGCATTTTGGGACAGAATGGAATCTCAGACCTTGTGAAGGTGACTCTGACTCCTGAGGAAGAGGCCTGTTTGAAGAAGAGTGCAGATACACTTTGGGGGATCCAAAAAGAGCTGCAATTTTAA
- the LOC129490385 gene encoding L-lactate dehydrogenase A chain-like isoform X4 has product MATLKDQLIHNLLKEEQSPQNKITVVGVGAVGMTCAISILMKDLADELDLVDVIEDKLKGEMMDIQHGSLFLRTPKIVSGKDYNVTVNSKLVIITAGTCQQEGESRLNLVQHNVNIFKFIILNVKYSPNCKLLIVSNPVDILTYVAWKISGFPKKRVIGSGCNLDSARFRYLMGERLGVHPLSCHRWILGEHGDSSVPVWSGMNVAGVSLKTPHPDLETDKDKEQWKECRYTLGDPKRAAILIF; this is encoded by the exons ATGGCAACTCTCAAGGATCAGCTGATTCATAATCTTCTAAAGGAAGAACAGAGCCCCCAGAATAAGATTACAGTTGTTGGGGTTGGTGCTGTTGGCATGACCTGTGCCATCAGTATCTTAATGAAGGACTTGGCAGATGAACTTGATCTTGTTGATGTCATCGAAGACAAATTGAAGGGAGAGATGATGGATATCCAACATGGCAGCCTTTTCCTTAGAACACCAAAGATTGTCTCTGGCAAAGACTATAATGTAACTGTAAACTCCAAGCTGGTCATTATCACGGCTGGGACGTGTCAGCAAGAGGGAGAAAGCCGTCTTAATTTGGTCCAGCATAACGTGAACATCTTTAAATTCATCATTCTTAATGTAAAATACAGCCCGAACTGCAAGTTGCTTATTGTTTCAAATCCAGTGGATATCTTGACCTACGTGGCTTGGAAGATAAGTGGTTTTCCCAAAAAACGTGTTATTGGAAGTGGTTGCAATCTGGATTCAGCCCGATTCCGTTACCTGATGGGGGAAAGGCTGGGAGTTCACCCATTAAGCTGTCATAGGTGGATCCTTGGGGAACATGGAGATTCCAGTGTGCCTgtatggagtggaatgaatgTTGCTGGTGTCTCCCTGAAGACTCCGCACCCAGATTTAGAGACTGATAAAGATAAGGAACAGTGGAAAGAG TGCAGATACACTTTGGGGGATCCAAAAAGAGCTGCAATTTTAATCTTCTGA
- the LOC129490385 gene encoding L-lactate dehydrogenase A chain-like isoform X1, with protein sequence MATLKDQLIHNLLKEEQSPQNKITVVGVGAVGMTCAISILMKDLADELDLVDVIEDKLKGEMMDIQHGSLFLRTPKIVSGKDYNVTVNSKLVIITAGTCQQEGESRLNLVQHNVNIFKFIILNVKYSPNCKLLIVSNPVDILTYVAWKISGFPKKRVIGSGCNLDSARFRYLMGERLGVHPLSCHRWILGEHGDSSVPVWSGMNVAGVSLKTPHPDLETDKDKEQWKEVHKQVVERAYEEIKLKGYTSWAIGLSVADLAESIMKDLRQVYPVFTMIKGLYGIKDDVFLRVPCILGQNGISDLVKVTLTPEEEACLKKSADTLWGIQKELQF encoded by the coding sequence ATGGCAACTCTCAAGGATCAGCTGATTCATAATCTTCTAAAGGAAGAACAGAGCCCCCAGAATAAGATTACAGTTGTTGGGGTTGGTGCTGTTGGCATGACCTGTGCCATCAGTATCTTAATGAAGGACTTGGCAGATGAACTTGATCTTGTTGATGTCATCGAAGACAAATTGAAGGGAGAGATGATGGATATCCAACATGGCAGCCTTTTCCTTAGAACACCAAAGATTGTCTCTGGCAAAGACTATAATGTAACTGTAAACTCCAAGCTGGTCATTATCACGGCTGGGACGTGTCAGCAAGAGGGAGAAAGCCGTCTTAATTTGGTCCAGCATAACGTGAACATCTTTAAATTCATCATTCTTAATGTAAAATACAGCCCGAACTGCAAGTTGCTTATTGTTTCAAATCCAGTGGATATCTTGACCTACGTGGCTTGGAAGATAAGTGGTTTTCCCAAAAAACGTGTTATTGGAAGTGGTTGCAATCTGGATTCAGCCCGATTCCGTTACCTGATGGGGGAAAGGCTGGGAGTTCACCCATTAAGCTGTCATAGGTGGATCCTTGGGGAACATGGAGATTCCAGTGTGCCTgtatggagtggaatgaatgTTGCTGGTGTCTCCCTGAAGACTCCGCACCCAGATTTAGAGACTGATAAAGATAAGGAACAGTGGAAAGAGGTTCACAAACAGGTGGTTGAGAGGGCTTATGAGGAGATCAAACTCAAAGGCTACACATCCTGGGCCATTGGACTCTCTGTAGCAGATTTGGCAGAGAGTATAATGAAGGATCTTAGGCAGGTGTACCCAGTTTTCACCATGATTAAGGGTCTCTATGGAATAAAGGATGATGTCTTCCTTAGAGTTCCTTGCATTTTGGGACAGAATGGAATCTCAGACCTTGTGAAGGTGACTCTGACTCCTGAGGAAGAGGCCTGTTTGAAGAAGAGTGCAGATACACTTTGGGGGATCCAAAAAGAGCTGCAATTTTAA